The following proteins are co-located in the Noviherbaspirillum sp. UKPF54 genome:
- a CDS encoding uracil-DNA glycosylase, with product MPTMIPQPIQEALKFAHPSWRSTLGRGLEAIAEADPSYLPALAEDSYLPTEGRMFAAFAQPLDKVRYVLVGEGPYPREQSATGVCFMDGAVESLWSEKGLSKQVNRATSLRNFMKMLLVADGLLAADNTSGDAIAQVSMKARTIGSPFVQTLTELQANLTRNGFLLLNAALVFRPHVPPAKEARAWQPFLQVVLAALAEHAGRHGIAPPTLVLWGKIAEQLKGLPATEQFPKALSEHPYNLTFIQNETMQQLFGPMHLLQGEA from the coding sequence ATGCCGACAATGATTCCGCAACCGATACAAGAGGCCCTCAAGTTCGCTCATCCATCGTGGCGTTCCACACTGGGGCGCGGCCTGGAGGCAATTGCGGAAGCCGATCCGTCTTACCTGCCTGCGCTGGCCGAGGATAGTTATCTGCCCACCGAGGGACGCATGTTCGCTGCGTTCGCGCAGCCGCTGGACAAGGTGCGCTATGTGCTCGTGGGAGAAGGGCCCTATCCGCGCGAGCAGAGCGCCACCGGCGTGTGCTTCATGGACGGTGCGGTCGAGTCCCTCTGGTCCGAGAAAGGCTTGTCGAAGCAGGTCAATCGCGCCACCTCCCTGCGCAATTTCATGAAGATGCTGCTGGTGGCGGACGGGTTGCTCGCGGCAGACAATACGTCGGGCGACGCCATCGCCCAGGTTTCGATGAAGGCGCGTACGATCGGATCTCCTTTCGTTCAAACGCTGACCGAGCTGCAGGCAAACCTCACGCGCAATGGTTTTTTGCTGCTGAACGCCGCGCTAGTGTTTCGCCCCCACGTGCCGCCGGCGAAAGAGGCGCGCGCATGGCAACCGTTCCTGCAAGTCGTGCTGGCGGCGCTGGCTGAGCATGCTGGTAGGCATGGAATCGCGCCACCGACGCTGGTGCTGTGGGGGAAGATCGCCGAGCAGCTGAAGGGATTGCCGGCGACCGAGCAATTTCCGAAAGCGCTGTCCGAGCATCCTTACAACCTGACTTTTATACAGAACGAGACAATGCAGCAGCTGTTCGGCCCGATGCATTTGCTGCAAGGAGAGGCTTAA
- a CDS encoding low molecular weight protein-tyrosine-phosphatase has product MANVQILFVCMGNICRSPTAEGVMRQLIENAGMQNRIVVDSAGTHGYHVGEPPDPRAIAAAQRRGYDLSMLRARELRLDDFERFDLLLAMDFNNLDRLQTMCPAAYESKLGMLMEYSRKFKTPVVPDPYYRGSTDFGRVLDYVEDACKGLMLTLVQSHAALERLSARAAGPGMY; this is encoded by the coding sequence ATGGCAAATGTTCAAATTTTGTTTGTTTGCATGGGAAACATTTGCCGCTCTCCTACCGCCGAGGGTGTCATGCGGCAATTGATTGAGAATGCCGGCATGCAAAATCGGATTGTCGTCGATTCCGCCGGCACCCATGGGTATCATGTTGGCGAACCGCCCGATCCCCGTGCTATCGCTGCCGCCCAGCGGAGAGGCTACGATTTGTCGATGCTGCGCGCGCGGGAACTGAGGCTGGACGACTTCGAGCGATTTGATTTACTGTTGGCAATGGATTTCAATAACCTGGACAGGCTACAGACCATGTGCCCGGCCGCCTACGAGTCAAAGCTGGGCATGCTGATGGAATACTCACGCAAATTCAAGACACCCGTCGTACCCGACCCGTATTACCGCGGCAGCACCGACTTTGGTCGCGTCCTGGATTATGTGGAGGACGCCTGCAAAGGATTGATGCTGACGCTCGTTCAAAGTCATGCCGCGCTTGAACGTCTGAGTGCCAGGGCGGCGGGGCCCGGCATGTATTAG
- the iscU gene encoding Fe-S cluster assembly scaffold IscU, with translation MSYSEKVLDHYENPRNVGAFDKGDESVGTGMVGAPACGDVMKLQIKVGADGVIEDAKFKTYGCGSAIASSSLVTEWVKGKTLDEALAIKNTQIAEELALPPVKIHCSILAEDAIKAAVQDYKSKSKQTA, from the coding sequence ATGTCTTATTCGGAAAAAGTCCTCGACCATTATGAAAACCCGCGCAATGTCGGCGCCTTCGACAAGGGCGACGAGTCGGTCGGCACCGGCATGGTCGGCGCGCCGGCCTGCGGCGACGTGATGAAATTGCAGATCAAGGTCGGCGCCGACGGCGTGATTGAAGACGCAAAGTTCAAGACCTACGGCTGCGGTTCCGCGATCGCGTCGTCGTCGCTGGTGACCGAATGGGTCAAGGGCAAGACGCTCGACGAGGCGCTCGCGATCAAGAACACGCAGATCGCGGAAGAGCTGGCGCTGCCGCCGGTGAAGATCCACTGCTCGATCCTTGCCGAGGACGCGATCAAGGCGGCGGTGCAGGATTACAAGAGCAAGTCCAAGCAGACGGCCTGA
- the uvrB gene encoding excinuclease ABC subunit UvrB has protein sequence MADLSQVSSPIDESKIVTFPDSPYRLYQPFPPGGDQPAAIAKLVEGIEDGLSFQTLLGVTGSGKTYTMANTIARLGRPAIVFAPNKTLAAQLYSEFREFFPQNAVEYFVSYYDYYQPEAYVPQRDLFIEKDSSINEHIEQMRLSCTKSLMERRDVVIVATVSAIYGIGNPNEYHQMILTLRSKDKVSQRDVIARLIQMQYTRNEVDFARGTFRVRGDTIDVFPAEHAELALRIETFDDEIDSLQLFDPLTGRVRQKIPRFTIYPGSHYVTPRSTVLRAIETIKEELRERLEFFRKEGKLVEEQRLEQRTRFDLEMMTEIGFTKGIENYSRHLSGAKPGEPPPTLVDYLPQDAVMFLDESHVLLGQLNGMYNGDRARKINLVDYGFRLPSALDNRPLKFEEFEAKMRQTVFVSATPADYEKTHAGQVVEQVVRPTGLVDPQIAVRPASTQVDDLMSEITARVKKDERVLVTTLTKRMAEQLTEFLGDNGVKVRYLHSDIDTVERVEIIRDLRIGTFDVLVGINLLREGLDIPEVSLVAILDADKEGFLRSERSLIQTIGRAARNLNGTAILYGDTVTDSMRRAIDETERRRAKQIAFNKANNITPKGIKKEIRELIDGVYNPHEARLEREVAQEHAKYESMSEKQISKEIKRLEKLMLEHSKNLEFEKAAQVRDQLHLLKEQLFGTPGEDNVVSMLGK, from the coding sequence ATGGCAGATTTATCCCAGGTATCCAGTCCCATCGACGAATCGAAAATCGTTACCTTCCCGGACTCGCCGTACCGGCTGTACCAGCCGTTCCCGCCGGGCGGCGATCAGCCGGCGGCGATTGCGAAGCTGGTCGAGGGCATCGAGGACGGGCTGTCGTTCCAGACGCTTTTGGGCGTGACCGGCTCCGGCAAGACGTACACGATGGCGAACACGATCGCGCGCCTTGGCCGGCCGGCCATCGTGTTTGCCCCAAACAAGACGCTGGCGGCGCAGCTGTACAGCGAATTCCGCGAGTTTTTCCCTCAGAATGCGGTCGAGTATTTCGTCAGTTATTACGATTACTACCAGCCGGAAGCCTACGTGCCGCAGCGCGACCTGTTCATCGAGAAGGATTCGTCGATCAACGAGCATATCGAGCAGATGCGCCTGTCGTGCACGAAATCGCTGATGGAGCGGCGCGACGTGGTGATCGTGGCAACGGTATCGGCGATCTACGGTATCGGTAATCCGAATGAATACCACCAGATGATCCTGACCCTGCGCAGCAAGGACAAGGTCAGCCAGCGCGATGTGATTGCGCGCCTGATCCAGATGCAGTACACGCGCAACGAGGTCGATTTCGCGCGCGGCACCTTCCGGGTGCGAGGCGACACGATCGACGTGTTCCCGGCGGAGCATGCGGAACTGGCGCTGCGCATCGAGACGTTCGACGACGAGATCGACAGCCTGCAGCTGTTCGATCCCTTGACCGGGCGCGTACGGCAGAAAATTCCGCGCTTCACGATCTATCCGGGCTCGCATTACGTGACGCCGCGCTCGACGGTGCTGCGCGCGATCGAGACGATCAAGGAAGAACTGCGCGAAAGGCTCGAATTCTTCCGCAAGGAGGGCAAGCTGGTCGAGGAGCAGCGGCTGGAGCAGCGCACCCGCTTCGACCTGGAGATGATGACGGAAATCGGCTTCACCAAGGGCATCGAAAACTATTCGCGGCACCTCTCCGGCGCCAAGCCCGGCGAGCCACCGCCGACCCTGGTCGATTACCTGCCGCAGGATGCGGTGATGTTCCTGGATGAATCGCACGTGCTCTTGGGGCAGCTGAACGGCATGTACAACGGCGACCGCGCGCGCAAGATTAACCTGGTCGATTACGGCTTCCGTCTGCCGTCGGCACTTGACAATCGGCCCCTGAAGTTCGAGGAATTCGAAGCCAAGATGCGGCAGACCGTTTTCGTATCGGCCACGCCTGCCGACTACGAGAAAACGCACGCCGGGCAAGTGGTGGAGCAGGTAGTGCGGCCGACCGGTCTGGTCGACCCGCAGATTGCGGTGCGCCCGGCCAGTACCCAGGTCGACGACCTGATGTCCGAAATCACCGCGCGCGTGAAGAAGGACGAACGCGTGCTGGTAACCACGCTGACCAAGCGCATGGCCGAGCAACTGACCGAATTCCTTGGCGATAACGGGGTGAAGGTACGCTACCTGCACAGCGATATCGATACCGTCGAGCGCGTGGAGATCATCCGCGACCTGCGCATCGGCACCTTCGACGTGCTGGTCGGGATCAACCTGCTGCGCGAAGGCCTCGACATCCCGGAAGTGTCGCTGGTGGCGATCCTCGATGCGGACAAGGAAGGCTTTTTGCGGTCCGAGCGCAGCCTGATCCAGACCATTGGCCGCGCCGCTCGCAACCTGAACGGCACTGCGATCCTGTACGGCGACACGGTGACCGATTCGATGCGGCGAGCCATCGACGAAACCGAACGCCGCCGCGCCAAGCAGATCGCTTTCAACAAAGCCAACAATATCACGCCCAAAGGCATCAAGAAGGAAATCCGCGAACTCATCGACGGCGTCTACAATCCGCACGAGGCGCGTCTGGAGCGGGAGGTCGCGCAGGAGCATGCGAAGTACGAATCGATGTCCGAAAAGCAGATCAGCAAGGAAATCAAGCGCCTGGAAAAGCTGATGCTGGAGCACTCGAAGAACCTGGAGTTCGAAAAGGCGGCCCAGGTGCGCGACCAGTTGCATCTGCTGAAAGAACAGTTGTTTGGCACACCGGGCGAGGACAACGTGGTGTCGATGCTGGGCAAATAA
- a CDS encoding IscS subfamily cysteine desulfurase, producing MNAPLEKSLIDTIKAPHFPIYMDYSATTPIDPRVADKMIPYLREQFGNPASRSHMYGWEAEKAVEEARAHVAALVNADPREIIWTSGATEGNNLAIKGAAQFYKTKGKHIITVKTEHKAVLDTVRELERQGFEATYLQPQDNGLITLEQLQEAIRPDTILVSVMLVNNEIGVIQPIPEIGELCRSKGIIFHCDAAQATGKVHIDLEKWKVDLMTFTAHKTYGPKGIGALYVRRKPRVRIEAQMHGGGHERGLRSGTLPTHQIVGMGEAFRIAKEEMDTEIVRIKALRDRLAKGLTEIEEVYVNGDMEHRVPHNLNVSFNYVEGESLIMAIKDIAVSSGSACTSASLEPSYVLRALGRSDELAHSSIRFTIGRFTTEEDIDFTINLIKTKVAKLRELSPLWDMHKEGIDINSIQWAAH from the coding sequence ATGAACGCCCCCCTGGAAAAAAGCCTGATCGATACCATCAAGGCGCCGCATTTTCCGATTTACATGGACTACTCGGCCACCACGCCGATCGACCCGCGCGTCGCCGACAAGATGATCCCGTATCTGCGCGAGCAATTCGGCAATCCGGCATCGCGTAGCCACATGTACGGCTGGGAAGCGGAAAAGGCGGTGGAAGAAGCGCGCGCCCACGTCGCGGCGCTGGTCAATGCCGATCCGCGCGAAATCATCTGGACTTCCGGCGCGACCGAAGGCAACAACCTCGCCATCAAGGGCGCGGCCCAGTTTTACAAGACCAAGGGCAAGCACATCATCACGGTCAAGACCGAGCACAAGGCCGTGCTCGACACCGTGCGCGAGCTGGAACGCCAGGGTTTTGAAGCGACTTACCTGCAGCCGCAGGACAACGGCCTGATCACGCTCGAGCAGCTGCAGGAAGCGATTCGCCCGGACACGATCCTGGTGTCGGTCATGCTGGTCAACAATGAAATCGGCGTGATCCAGCCGATTCCGGAAATTGGCGAGCTGTGCCGCTCGAAAGGCATCATTTTCCACTGCGACGCGGCGCAGGCGACCGGCAAGGTCCACATCGACCTCGAAAAATGGAAGGTCGACCTGATGACGTTCACGGCGCACAAGACCTACGGCCCGAAGGGCATCGGCGCGCTCTACGTGCGTCGCAAGCCGCGCGTGCGCATCGAGGCGCAGATGCACGGCGGCGGCCACGAGCGCGGCCTGCGTTCCGGCACGCTGCCGACGCACCAGATCGTCGGCATGGGCGAGGCCTTCCGCATTGCCAAGGAAGAGATGGACACCGAGATCGTGCGCATCAAGGCGCTGCGCGACCGCCTGGCCAAGGGCCTGACCGAGATCGAGGAAGTCTACGTCAACGGCGACATGGAACACCGCGTGCCGCACAACCTGAACGTCAGCTTCAATTATGTCGAAGGCGAATCGCTGATCATGGCAATCAAGGATATCGCGGTGTCGTCCGGCTCGGCATGCACCTCGGCCAGCCTGGAGCCGTCCTACGTGCTGCGCGCCCTGGGCCGTAGCGACGAACTGGCGCACAGCTCGATCCGCTTCACCATCGGCCGTTTCACGACGGAAGAAGACATCGATTTCACGATCAACCTGATCAAGACCAAGGTGGCCAAGCTGCGCGAGCTGTCGCCGCTGTGGGATATGCACAAGGAAGGGATCGACATCAACTCGATCCAGTGGGCGGCGCACTGA
- the iscA gene encoding iron-sulfur cluster assembly protein IscA: protein MAVTLTEKAARHINRYIERRGKGVGLRFGVRTTGCSGMAYKLEYVDESAPDDAVFESHGVKVFVDPKSLPYIDGTELDFAREGLNEGFKFNNPNVKNECGCGESFSI from the coding sequence ATGGCAGTCACGTTGACCGAAAAAGCAGCAAGGCACATCAACCGTTATATCGAACGCCGCGGCAAGGGCGTGGGCTTGCGCTTCGGCGTGCGCACCACCGGCTGTTCCGGCATGGCGTACAAGCTGGAGTACGTGGACGAGAGCGCGCCGGACGACGCCGTGTTCGAATCGCACGGCGTGAAGGTGTTCGTCGATCCGAAGAGCCTGCCGTACATCGACGGCACCGAACTCGACTTCGCGCGCGAGGGGCTCAATGAAGGCTTCAAGTTCAACAATCCGAACGTGAAGAACGAGTGCGGCTGCGGAGAAAGCTTCAGCATCTGA
- the iscR gene encoding Fe-S cluster assembly transcriptional regulator IscR, with the protein MRLTTKGRFAVTAMIDLALRQDKGPVTLSAISQRQEISLSYLEQLFGKLRRHEIVESVRGPGGGYTLARRAEDVTVADIIIAVDEPLDATQCGGKENCHGSNHEHGTRCMTHDLWSTLNAKMVEYLDSVSLKDLVDQQKQKNADNNVVMVQHRPHVAA; encoded by the coding sequence ATGCGTCTGACTACAAAAGGCCGGTTTGCGGTGACTGCGATGATCGACTTGGCGTTGCGCCAGGATAAAGGGCCAGTCACCTTGTCTGCGATTAGCCAGCGGCAGGAGATTTCCCTGTCATACCTGGAGCAGTTATTCGGCAAGCTGCGCCGTCATGAAATCGTCGAATCGGTACGCGGCCCCGGCGGCGGATACACCCTGGCGCGCCGCGCAGAGGACGTGACCGTTGCGGACATCATTATCGCGGTCGACGAACCGCTCGATGCGACCCAGTGCGGTGGCAAGGAAAACTGCCATGGCTCCAACCACGAACACGGCACGCGCTGCATGACCCACGACCTGTGGTCGACGCTCAATGCAAAAATGGTGGAATACCTCGATTCCGTGTCCCTGAAAGACCTGGTGGACCAACAGAAACAAAAGAATGCCGACAACAACGTGGTGATGGTGCAGCACCGGCCCCACGTGGCTGCTTGA
- a CDS encoding peptidase U32 family protein yields the protein MTLANFYSSNTTAGPITAAMELVCPVNSLSTLRAAVDHGADWIRLDHRAHNQTEEMRDLNPDYAVLIRRGIRYAHDRRSRVLFAIETDEQASSWSSLRDMIDLVAQCGVDAVALSDPSLLLYAAAQHPQLSLHYEAHEDCIDHDTINFFHQRFGVARALLPRVLTLAQVAHLAANTQVELQVTGFGRQCSLVTPSSGPSLDGLRLRAHDARSIGNTPGPHLCGATERAANDNCFTLDKPPDTSVLTLLPQLTSLGVRAIQAEALEHGPVYLAQVMQVWREAVDECLENLDHYAVKPSWIAELRRASPHR from the coding sequence ATGACGTTAGCGAACTTCTATTCCAGCAATACCACTGCGGGACCGATCACCGCAGCGATGGAGCTTGTCTGCCCCGTTAATAGCCTGAGTACGTTGCGTGCTGCAGTGGACCACGGGGCAGATTGGATTCGCCTGGATCATCGCGCGCATAACCAGACGGAGGAAATGCGGGATCTCAATCCGGACTACGCCGTACTAATCCGCCGAGGCATTCGCTACGCGCATGACAGGCGCAGCCGCGTACTTTTCGCAATTGAAACAGATGAGCAGGCTTCTTCATGGAGCAGCTTGCGCGACATGATCGATCTCGTGGCACAGTGCGGCGTTGACGCTGTCGCCCTTTCTGACCCATCGCTGCTACTGTATGCCGCCGCGCAGCATCCTCAACTTTCCCTGCATTACGAGGCCCACGAGGACTGCATCGACCATGACACCATCAATTTCTTCCACCAGCGCTTTGGCGTGGCTAGGGCCCTGCTGCCGCGGGTATTGACGCTCGCCCAGGTAGCACATCTGGCAGCGAATACCCAGGTCGAGCTGCAGGTAACTGGCTTCGGCAGGCAATGCTCACTCGTTACCCCCAGCAGTGGGCCTTCACTCGACGGTCTGCGCTTACGCGCGCATGACGCACGCAGCATAGGAAATACTCCCGGTCCGCATCTTTGCGGCGCGACCGAACGTGCGGCAAATGACAACTGCTTCACGCTTGACAAACCACCGGATACAAGCGTTTTGACATTGCTTCCGCAGTTGACATCTCTGGGCGTGCGCGCCATCCAGGCCGAGGCTCTGGAGCATGGCCCGGTGTACTTGGCGCAAGTGATGCAGGTATGGCGGGAGGCCGTCGACGAATGCCTGGAAAATCTCGATCACTATGCGGTAAAACCGTCGTGGATTGCAGAATTGCGCAGAGCGTCACCACATCGGTGA
- the hscB gene encoding Fe-S protein assembly co-chaperone HscB, with protein sequence MQNHFELFHLPQRFDIDMTALDKAYREVQNRVHPDKFSNATDTEKRVAMQWATRANEAYQTLKNPYKRAAYLCELNGVDLQIESNTAMPGDFLMQQMEWREALEEARAAKDIDALEALNAELQCARKAEVRKIGEQLDAQDFAEAAHGVRKLMFLEKFSTEIGHIFEHIEG encoded by the coding sequence ATGCAAAATCACTTCGAGCTGTTCCACCTGCCGCAGCGTTTCGACATCGACATGACGGCGCTGGACAAGGCCTATCGCGAGGTGCAGAACCGCGTTCATCCCGACAAATTCAGCAATGCGACCGACACGGAAAAGCGCGTCGCCATGCAGTGGGCCACGCGCGCCAACGAGGCGTACCAGACGCTGAAGAATCCCTACAAGCGGGCGGCCTACCTGTGCGAGCTGAACGGCGTCGATTTGCAGATCGAGTCGAACACGGCGATGCCTGGCGACTTCCTGATGCAGCAGATGGAGTGGCGCGAGGCGCTGGAAGAGGCCCGGGCGGCGAAGGATATCGATGCGCTGGAAGCATTGAACGCCGAGCTGCAATGCGCGCGCAAGGCGGAAGTGAGGAAAATCGGCGAACAACTGGACGCGCAGGATTTCGCCGAGGCCGCGCACGGCGTGCGCAAGCTGATGTTTCTCGAAAAATTTTCGACGGAAATCGGGCACATCTTCGAACATATCGAAGGATGA
- a CDS encoding sensor histidine kinase: MLGICLVVTALAWRDVEEGRLRDEQAYFEGQSSNMTLRIEQALSSFEQALQSAAAVAANQEGARSRLRDHVAASSSGMQEIAFIPAAESTRAAAPNLPSSGLPSVKIAYIPAGHSGSEAVAMPDELRSHALAAASPTSTAAGRQNAPLDHPQQVTLLMYLPVHAEEESRRLDHSSGKLLGYVYTHIRLSDFFDSLCNDAQRHFRIKFFKEYGASPEALLYENAPALTALGAARFSKTAVIDTNGNRWTIEFEASRPGLPYSDTRRPQIYILGGGLMLALSMLATIRANNRLRRAPPVEQTQQDLKNQIHALEARRDQEQKRLAQEMHDDLGQLLAAMKMDLACLSLHIPAGDMKASQHLAGITELVNTMMTSVRRIISDLPPQALDELGLFDALRLMAKKFEERHQVRCRVNLPACELHISQQATSAIYRMTQESLNNVAKHACATKVEIKMVTFDNRLELSIADNGKGFSARALQKAGSFGLIAMRERAASLNGSLRVESTSGAGTTIYITLPLDEKLQHSTHSDNSHSDKSTMLVEGI; this comes from the coding sequence ATGCTCGGCATATGCTTGGTCGTTACCGCGCTGGCATGGCGTGACGTGGAGGAAGGCCGACTGCGGGATGAACAAGCCTATTTCGAAGGCCAGTCAAGCAATATGACTCTCCGCATCGAACAGGCGCTTTCATCGTTTGAACAGGCTTTGCAGAGCGCGGCGGCTGTTGCCGCTAACCAGGAAGGCGCGCGCTCGAGATTGCGTGACCACGTCGCTGCATCTTCGTCGGGCATGCAAGAAATAGCATTTATCCCTGCAGCAGAATCAACCAGGGCTGCTGCACCGAACCTACCGAGTTCCGGCCTCCCGTCGGTCAAAATCGCCTATATCCCTGCCGGCCATTCAGGATCGGAGGCTGTCGCAATGCCGGACGAACTTCGTTCCCACGCGCTAGCCGCCGCCTCCCCTACCTCAACCGCAGCCGGCAGACAAAACGCTCCACTCGATCATCCGCAGCAAGTGACGCTGCTCATGTACCTGCCTGTTCACGCTGAGGAAGAAAGCCGGCGGCTTGACCACAGCTCCGGGAAATTGCTCGGCTATGTTTATACCCATATCCGCCTCAGCGACTTCTTCGATTCCTTGTGCAACGATGCGCAGCGCCATTTCCGAATCAAATTTTTCAAAGAATATGGTGCTTCGCCCGAGGCCCTGCTCTATGAGAACGCGCCCGCGCTGACTGCTCTGGGCGCTGCCCGATTCAGTAAGACTGCCGTTATTGATACCAATGGCAATCGCTGGACTATCGAGTTCGAAGCGTCGCGGCCGGGGCTGCCATATTCAGACACGCGTCGCCCCCAGATCTATATTCTGGGCGGTGGACTGATGCTGGCGTTGTCTATGCTTGCGACCATACGAGCAAACAATCGTTTGCGTCGGGCGCCCCCCGTGGAACAGACGCAGCAAGACTTGAAAAACCAGATTCATGCGCTCGAAGCGCGCCGGGATCAAGAACAAAAGCGTCTGGCGCAGGAAATGCACGACGATCTTGGACAACTGCTTGCCGCCATGAAAATGGACCTTGCCTGCCTTTCGCTCCATATACCGGCGGGCGACATGAAAGCATCACAACATTTGGCTGGCATCACTGAACTGGTCAACACCATGATGACATCGGTACGGCGTATCATTTCCGACCTTCCGCCCCAAGCGCTCGACGAGCTTGGGTTGTTCGATGCGCTTCGTCTGATGGCAAAGAAATTCGAAGAAAGGCATCAGGTCAGATGTCGCGTCAATTTGCCGGCCTGCGAACTACACATCTCGCAGCAGGCGACATCCGCCATCTACCGCATGACCCAGGAGTCGCTCAATAACGTCGCAAAACATGCTTGCGCCACAAAGGTCGAGATAAAAATGGTGACGTTCGACAACCGCCTTGAACTCAGCATTGCGGATAATGGCAAGGGCTTTTCGGCGCGGGCATTGCAGAAGGCCGGCTCGTTCGGATTGATCGCCATGCGCGAAAGAGCAGCGTCGCTAAATGGCAGCCTGCGAGTGGAGAGCACCAGCGGCGCGGGAACGACGATTTACATCACGCTTCCGCTCGATGAAAAGCTGCAGCACAGTACTCATTCAGATAACTCTCATTCAGATAAATCCACGATGCTGGTCGAAGGCATTTGA
- a CDS encoding amino acid aminotransferase — translation MSQSHPASLFSAIEMAPRDPILGITEAYNADKNANKVNLGVGVYYDDNGKVPLLECVKKAEAQLMEKAAPRTYLPIEGLAAYDKAVQELVFGADSPIIQEKRAITVQAIGGTGALKLGADFLKRFSPNAQVFISDPSWENHRALFESAGFTVNNYPYYDATTRGVNFGGMLNALKGMPAGSIVLLHACCHNPTGADLTEAQWTEVIQVMTQRGLVPFLDMAYQGFGDGIDEDGKVVRRFAAAGGPLFVSNSFSKSFSLYGERVGALSIVAASTEEASRVLSQLKRVVRTNYSNPPTHGGQVVAITLSTPELRKLWEDELAGMRVRIREMRQAMVQKLKEKAPGHNFDFVIQQRGMFSYSGLTKDQVGRLRDEFSIYAVDTGRICVAALNSRNIDAVVDAIAKVL, via the coding sequence ATGAGCCAATCCCATCCTGCCTCCCTGTTTTCCGCCATCGAAATGGCGCCACGCGATCCGATCCTGGGCATTACCGAAGCCTATAACGCCGACAAGAACGCCAACAAGGTGAACCTCGGCGTCGGCGTGTACTACGATGACAACGGCAAGGTACCGCTGCTCGAATGCGTGAAGAAGGCCGAAGCGCAGCTGATGGAAAAGGCCGCGCCCCGCACCTATCTGCCGATCGAAGGCCTGGCAGCCTACGACAAGGCGGTACAGGAATTGGTATTTGGCGCCGATAGCCCGATCATTCAGGAAAAGCGCGCCATCACCGTACAAGCCATCGGCGGCACCGGCGCACTCAAGCTTGGCGCCGACTTCCTGAAGCGCTTCTCGCCGAACGCGCAAGTGTTCATCAGCGACCCGAGCTGGGAAAACCATCGTGCGCTATTCGAATCCGCCGGATTCACCGTCAACAACTACCCATACTATGATGCAACGACCCGCGGCGTGAACTTCGGTGGCATGCTCAATGCGCTAAAGGGAATGCCGGCCGGCTCCATCGTCCTGCTGCACGCCTGCTGCCACAATCCGACCGGCGCCGACCTGACCGAGGCGCAGTGGACCGAGGTAATCCAGGTGATGACCCAGCGCGGACTGGTTCCGTTCCTCGACATGGCCTATCAGGGTTTCGGCGACGGCATTGACGAAGACGGCAAGGTGGTGCGCCGCTTCGCGGCGGCCGGCGGCCCGCTGTTTGTATCGAACTCCTTCTCCAAGTCGTTCTCGCTGTACGGCGAGCGCGTCGGCGCCCTCTCTATCGTTGCGGCCAGCACGGAAGAAGCATCGCGCGTGCTGTCGCAACTCAAGCGCGTGGTACGCACCAACTACTCCAACCCGCCGACCCACGGCGGCCAAGTAGTAGCCATCACGCTGTCGACACCCGAACTGCGCAAGCTGTGGGAAGACGAGTTGGCCGGCATGCGCGTGCGCATCCGCGAAATGCGCCAGGCGATGGTGCAGAAGCTGAAGGAAAAGGCCCCGGGCCACAACTTCGACTTTGTGATCCAGCAGCGCGGCATGTTTTCGTACTCCGGCTTGACCAAGGACCAAGTTGGCCGTCTGCGCGACGAATTCTCGATCTATGCCGTTGATACCGGTCGCATCTGCGTTGCCGCATTGAACTCGCGCAACATCGATGCCGTCGTTGACGCAATCGCCAAGGTGCTTTAA